In Palaemon carinicauda isolate YSFRI2023 chromosome 18, ASM3689809v2, whole genome shotgun sequence, a genomic segment contains:
- the LOC137657639 gene encoding 1-aminocyclopropane-1-carboxylate synthase-like protein 1: protein MTSQGDPKKSPTESTISRRACHTIEKNDFLSSYASVALRNPFHPVDNPEGIINMGTALNHLMDKEMEARLQKEDGLHYDRQFQHYYDLSGTAHVRKSVAGFLKRRFCPERDIDPENVVVLNGVASCLDALGHAICDPGDVLITPTPVYGRIFSNFRERALVDVRGLDTTEQTDDEGKSFSLRPDALEKKVLELLAEGKQVRGVILVHPHNPMGDFYSKSLLLEILQVCKRYNLHVVVDEIYALSIFQDQERFVSTLALDPATPDPERIHFVWGLTKDLVLAGFRVGVVHSMNKDVITCLKQISTFQCTPSIVQNAAATIMNDKEWFDGFFLPTNVKKLGDAYRKTRQRLEDMGFQVREGKAGFFLWASARAFMKDNTKEAEVELFDAIFKKGVYIVPGSQLYCVSPGWFRLIFTIPSEKLEVGLAKIQSVVDERRK, encoded by the exons ATGACCTCCCAAGGTGATCCGAAGAAGTCGCCGACGGAGAGCACGATCTCCCGAAGGGCTTGCCACACCATAGAGAAGAACGACTTCCTCAGTTCGTACGCTTCAGTGGCTCTAAGGAACCCTTTTCATCCAGTGGATAATCCGGAA GGCATCATAAACATGGGCACAGCCCTGAACCACCTGATGGACAAGGAAATGGAGGCGCGCCTTCAgaaggaagacggccttcattacGACAGACAGTTCCAGCACTACTACGACTTGTCCGGGACGGCACACGTCCGCAAATCCGTGGCTGGCTTCCTGAAGAGGCGGTTTTGTCCGGAAAGGGATATTGATCCGGAAAAT GTAGTGGTGCTAAACGGCGTGGCCTCCTGTTTGGATGCCTTGGGCCACGCCATCTGTGACCCGGGGGACGTTCTCATAACACCGACGCCTGTTTACGGTCGCATCTTCTCGAACTTCCGCGAGAGGGCACTGGTCGATGTTCGGGGGCTGGACACCACTGAGCAa ACAGACGACGAAGGGAAATCTTTCTCCCTCCGGCCGGACGCCCTTGAGAAGAAAGTCCTGGAACTACTGGCGGAGGGAAAGCAAGTGAGGGGCGTGATCCTGGTGCATCCTCATAACCCGATGGGGGATTTCTATTCAAAGTCTCTTCTTCTGGAGATTCTCCAAGTGTGTAAAAG GTACAACCTCCACGTCGTGGTGGACGAAATCTACGCCCTGTCGATCTTCCAGGACCAGGAGAGGTTTGTCAGCACCTTGGCCTTGGATCCTGCGACGCCAGATCCTGAAAGGATCCAttttgtctggggtttgaccaag GACCTTGTTCTAGCTGGCTTTCGTGTAGGCGTTGTTCATAGTATGAACAAAGACGTCATCACTTGCTTGAAGCAAATCTCAACGTTCCAATGCACGCCTTCCATCGTTCAAAATGCTGCTGCTACTATCATGAATGACaaag AATGGTTTGACGGCTTCTTCTTGCCCACGAATGTCAAGAAGTTAGGGGACGCCTACCGGAAAACCCGTCAACGGCTCGAGGACATGGGTTTCCAAGTACGAGAGGGAAAAGCTGGATTTTTCCTGTGGGCCAGCGCAAGGGCCTTCATGAAGGACAACACGAAAGAGGCTGAAGTCG AATTGTTCGATGCCATCTTCAAGAAAGGTGTGTACATAGTTCCGGGAAGTCAACTCTACTGCGTTAGCCCTGGATGgtttagactcatatttaccatccCTTCAGAAAAATTAGAAGTGG GCCTAGCGAAGATCCAATCGGTGGTTGACGAGCGGCGCAAGTGA